ACGGGCAGATCGCGGGGGCGCTCTACGGGGCGAGCGGGATACCGGAGGGCTGGCGGAAGAAGGTGTGGGACGGAGGGCGGATCGCGGACCTGGCGGAAGCGCTGGGCGGGGCGCGCTAGCGTTGAGCCGGCGCGTCACGGGCGTGCCCGGACCGACGCCTCAATCCAGCCTGTAGACACGCATCCCCGGGCAGCCCGCCCAAGCAACGTGCGAGCCGTCGGAGGAAATGTCCCCCCAGTCGATGCAGCACGGCGCCGGTCGGACCGCCCAGATCTGCTCCCCGCGCGCCACGTCCCAGACCCGCAGCGTGCTGTCGACGCCCACGGTGAGGGCTCGGCGGCCGTCGCCGGAGAAGCGCAGGTCCTGGATGCGGGGCATGCCCGCGTAATCTCCCAGTAGCGGGTGAGACGCGCCGTGCCCGGACCACGGCGCCAGCTCATCGCGGGACTCGATCTCCCACAGGCGGAGCGCCGCCCCGTCGGCCGCGACCACGCGTCGCGAATCGGGCGTGAACCCGATCGCCCCGACCCTCCCGCTCGTTGATCCGCCCGCAGGCTCGTTCCGGAGCCCGAAAGCCGCCATCTCCCGGCCGGTCTGAGCCGACCAGACCCGGAGGCTGCCGGAGCCGTCGCCGGTCAGGATCATCGTCCCGTTGCGGGACCAGGCGGCGCGGTAGATCCGCCCCGATCCGGGCGGGGCGTCCTGGCCGACGAGTCGCTCCAGCGCGCCCGTGTCGAGGCGCCAGACGAGCGCGTACCGCTGCCCGTACGCGGCCACGGCCCGGTCGCCGTGCGGCGATACGGCGACATCGCTCGCCACCGAGTACCGCTCGTAGAAGAACGACCTGTCCTCGTAACTGCCGTCGGGGTGATGCACCGCGGTGAAGCTGCCGAGGCCCGGCGTCTCGGAGCCGAAGTGGGCGCGCGCCTCGGCTGTGCGCTCGAGTCGCTGGAGCTCCTCTCCGTCGATGTCGACGAGCCTCAGGGCGCCCTCGCCCGCGCCGATCAGGAAGGCGTCGCCCCCCGGTGCCGGCGCCCAGACACCTATGGCCCTATCGAGATCCGGCGGCTGCACGGCGTGCACCTGCTCGCCCCGCCCCACGTCCCACAGCTCGATGGCCCGGCCCCCGCCGACGGCCACAACGCCGTCGCGGAGGAACCGCACTCCGGAGGGCGGCCATTTCGGCGGGAAGCTGCGCTCGAAGTCGCGGACCTCCCCGGCGGCGAGGCCGGCGGCGGTCGCGGTCAATGGAAGGTCCCCCGCTCGCGGTCTCGCGCCTCCTGGATCTCGGCGTTCTCGTCGAGCCACTCGCCCAGGAAATCCATCTGCTCGTCAACGGTAGCGGGCACCACCTCCGGGCCGGTTTCGAAGATGTGGACGGGGCCGTCGGCGAACGGCCTGCCGTGCAGCACGGCGAGGAGGCCCTGGGCCATGCAGCGGGCCATGCCGCTCGCCCAGACGTTGCGGCTCGCGCCGTAGCACAGCAACCGGTACCCGGCGTGCTCCAGGGGCGGCCGCGCCTCCATCAGCGCCCCGAAGTAGTCCCCGGCCGAACCACGGTACGACCCTCCCTGAAACAGGATGTCCACGTGGCGGATCCGCTCGGACTCGGTGTA
This portion of the Gemmatimonadota bacterium genome encodes:
- a CDS encoding WD40 repeat domain-containing protein, whose protein sequence is MTATAAGLAAGEVRDFERSFPPKWPPSGVRFLRDGVVAVGGGRAIELWDVGRGEQVHAVQPPDLDRAIGVWAPAPGGDAFLIGAGEGALRLVDIDGEELQRLERTAEARAHFGSETPGLGSFTAVHHPDGSYEDRSFFYERYSVASDVAVSPHGDRAVAAYGQRYALVWRLDTGALERLVGQDAPPGSGRIYRAAWSRNGTMILTGDGSGSLRVWSAQTGREMAAFGLRNEPAGGSTSGRVGAIGFTPDSRRVVAADGAALRLWEIESRDELAPWSGHGASHPLLGDYAGMPRIQDLRFSGDGRRALTVGVDSTLRVWDVARGEQIWAVRPAPCCIDWGDISSDGSHVAWAGCPGMRVYRLD